A genome region from Nitrospirota bacterium includes the following:
- a CDS encoding AsmA-like C-terminal domain-containing protein, translated as MVRFRFIAVLIAILLIAGGLFLAYSPYLTGDDYLKEFFLQQLEQSIGRKIDVHRIKLVLFPRIRLELTQVAIHDRNSEDIVLSAKKLDLVLRLLPLLRKQVVGKRLLIEEPTLTLRRDRSGHWNLFDQVAQGGEADQDAVQTMSRIFRIREATLVNGKLIIIDDGRPDGTRTLALESVEASLVIRAERGQADLHVSAGHAGEKGLSAISLAGMISSAQRQTLAPDDPSASQLRLQFDGNVEAASLNLREVVDFFGPRPVPEQVQGVVNVHSLVRAAPGVAGYDVLLSDLSANLEQLTLTGQASLSGLLTVQPTFALTFSASPIQLRQLLAQLPAQWVHPQLPAIMQDREIDGTVEIVTATVTGSAASGPQLSLTGEFRLSQGQALIGDSRVPAKDLAAVVSVEPGRLRVSNLSGLYGAIHMSESKALISFLEAGPWLEMDIAGTMAAADLLQLLSKTVKSEQLSRVLAASRDVEGMASPTFRLVGPLNQTGGVTFAGGDITVTHVGLTNPSLPERLTGLQGRFVLTDGGTQFDEVTGHVGDLAVRIHGGITGGSGSAFQDFLIRVNGDAGHMAKLLPSKAIPAGTIDGLVNGALVLTGPTLSPHIRGEVVLTESKVTLSDLVEKPIGAPATVEFEGTIPQASGVVLDRIELIVPPIRLPIKGKIQLGEHFSIDAALSTGTLSLSRVPEWIAKGGFEAGNIELSLDMKGKDLNWKTWRTTGWLALTNGLMNAKGAEGPIEDLYLRVHFVKNGAEIKRLSFHLLDSDLALEGTIRNWASKPLITAKIESNQMDLDLLIPKGERSPIREFLEILAETSKVQVMASMVRGHYKHLKFGSLSARITIQDGVLDVDRLSGRSTSGDVAGRIVVQLPRREPADAEVSVRATGLLVEDVLKFFDSKGGVMTGEARVTGTIRGHGKNPHGLYPTLNGKVDVLLENGRILKSQERAIWKIISILNLPAVLQGKVNLEKEGLSYNKITATILARNGLFETENLIIDSPIVKITAAGNFDLPTDQVDMVWAVSPFGSYSQFLKTIPLFGRLFAGERKGLATALFSVKGSIADPEVTYLPMKSFASGVTGLAQLAFDVLRNTVMLPIDLMTPDEDAGVGKEALSMPEPVPSAP; from the coding sequence GTGGTTCGATTTCGGTTTATTGCCGTACTCATCGCGATCCTATTGATCGCCGGGGGGCTCTTCCTCGCCTATTCGCCCTATCTGACGGGTGACGATTACCTCAAAGAGTTTTTCCTCCAACAGCTCGAGCAGAGTATCGGCCGCAAGATCGACGTCCATCGCATTAAGCTGGTCCTCTTCCCACGTATCAGATTGGAGCTGACGCAGGTTGCGATTCATGACCGGAATTCCGAAGATATTGTCTTGTCGGCCAAGAAGTTGGATCTAGTCTTGCGGCTGCTTCCGTTATTGCGCAAGCAGGTGGTGGGGAAACGGTTGCTGATTGAAGAACCGACGTTGACGCTTCGGCGCGATCGTAGCGGGCACTGGAACCTCTTCGATCAGGTCGCGCAAGGAGGCGAGGCCGATCAGGATGCGGTGCAGACGATGAGCCGCATCTTCCGCATTCGCGAGGCGACGTTGGTGAACGGGAAGCTGATCATCATCGACGACGGACGTCCGGATGGGACGCGCACCCTGGCCTTGGAGTCGGTCGAGGCCTCGCTGGTGATCAGAGCGGAGCGGGGGCAGGCGGATCTGCACGTCTCTGCCGGTCATGCGGGTGAGAAGGGCCTATCCGCCATATCTCTGGCAGGCATGATTAGTTCCGCCCAGCGGCAAACATTGGCACCCGACGATCCCTCGGCCTCACAGCTGAGACTCCAGTTCGATGGCAATGTTGAAGCCGCGAGTCTCAATCTCCGAGAGGTTGTAGATTTCTTTGGGCCACGTCCGGTTCCTGAACAGGTGCAGGGTGTCGTGAATGTGCATAGCCTTGTTCGAGCCGCGCCTGGCGTGGCGGGTTATGATGTGCTGTTGTCCGATCTGTCTGCGAACCTCGAACAACTGACGCTCACAGGCCAAGCGAGCCTCTCCGGTCTATTGACGGTTCAGCCCACGTTTGCGCTGACCTTTTCGGCATCCCCGATCCAGCTCCGCCAGTTACTCGCGCAGTTGCCGGCGCAGTGGGTGCATCCGCAGTTGCCGGCGATCATGCAAGACCGGGAGATCGACGGGACGGTGGAGATTGTCACCGCCACCGTCACAGGGTCGGCGGCATCAGGACCGCAGCTCTCGTTGACCGGGGAATTTCGCCTGAGCCAGGGGCAAGCACTGATCGGAGATAGCCGTGTCCCGGCCAAAGATTTAGCTGCCGTCGTCTCGGTCGAACCAGGTCGCCTCAGGGTGTCGAATCTCAGCGGACTCTATGGCGCGATTCATATGAGTGAGAGTAAGGCGCTCATTTCGTTTTTAGAGGCGGGGCCCTGGCTTGAGATGGACATTGCTGGAACGATGGCCGCGGCAGACCTGTTGCAGCTTCTTTCGAAGACCGTCAAGTCGGAGCAACTATCGCGGGTGTTAGCGGCGTCGCGTGATGTCGAAGGCATGGCCAGTCCCACGTTTCGTTTGGTTGGTCCGCTCAATCAGACCGGTGGCGTGACCTTTGCCGGGGGCGACATTACTGTCACGCATGTCGGTCTGACGAATCCCTCGCTGCCCGAGCGATTGACCGGGTTGCAGGGTCGGTTCGTGCTGACGGATGGCGGGACGCAGTTCGATGAGGTGACGGGGCATGTGGGGGATCTGGCCGTGCGGATCCATGGTGGCATCACAGGAGGTAGTGGCAGCGCCTTTCAGGACTTCTTGATTCGAGTCAACGGCGATGCGGGCCATATGGCCAAGTTGCTTCCTTCGAAAGCCATTCCAGCCGGAACGATCGATGGGCTGGTCAACGGCGCGCTCGTCTTGACCGGTCCAACCCTGTCGCCACACATCCGGGGTGAGGTCGTCTTGACCGAATCGAAAGTGACGCTGTCCGATCTGGTTGAAAAGCCGATCGGCGCTCCGGCGACGGTGGAGTTCGAGGGGACGATTCCGCAGGCTTCCGGGGTCGTCCTCGACAGGATTGAGCTGATCGTGCCGCCGATTCGATTGCCGATCAAGGGCAAGATTCAGTTGGGCGAACATTTTTCGATCGATGCCGCACTGTCAACCGGTACCCTGTCGTTGTCCCGTGTGCCGGAATGGATTGCCAAGGGCGGGTTTGAGGCAGGGAATATCGAGTTGTCGCTCGACATGAAGGGAAAGGACCTCAATTGGAAAACATGGCGGACCACCGGGTGGCTGGCCTTAACCAATGGGTTGATGAATGCCAAGGGGGCCGAGGGGCCCATCGAGGATTTGTATCTGCGAGTCCATTTTGTGAAGAACGGCGCGGAGATTAAACGGCTGTCGTTCCATCTGCTCGACAGCGATCTTGCGCTGGAAGGGACGATCCGGAATTGGGCGTCGAAACCGCTGATTACGGCGAAGATCGAGTCCAATCAAATGGATCTGGACCTGCTCATCCCCAAAGGTGAGCGGTCGCCCATTCGAGAATTTCTGGAAATCCTGGCAGAGACCAGCAAGGTCCAGGTGATGGCGTCGATGGTGCGCGGCCATTACAAACATCTCAAATTTGGAAGCCTCTCCGCCCGTATCACCATTCAGGACGGCGTGCTGGATGTGGACCGTTTGTCCGGCCGATCGACCAGTGGAGACGTGGCTGGACGTATCGTGGTGCAATTGCCCCGGAGGGAGCCGGCCGATGCCGAGGTCTCGGTTCGGGCGACGGGGTTGCTGGTGGAAGATGTGCTGAAATTTTTCGACTCCAAGGGGGGCGTGATGACAGGGGAAGCTCGGGTGACGGGGACGATCCGTGGACATGGAAAGAATCCTCACGGGCTCTATCCCACATTGAACGGCAAGGTTGATGTCTTACTTGAGAACGGACGCATCCTCAAATCGCAGGAACGGGCTATTTGGAAGATCATCAGTATTTTGAATCTTCCCGCCGTGCTGCAAGGGAAAGTCAATCTGGAGAAAGAGGGCCTGTCCTACAACAAGATCACGGCGACGATTCTTGCGCGGAACGGACTGTTCGAGACCGAGAATCTGATCATCGACAGCCCGATTGTGAAGATTACTGCGGCGGGAAACTTCGATTTACCGACCGATCAAGTCGATATGGTGTGGGCCGTCAGTCCGTTCGGGTCGTACTCGCAATTCTTGAAAACGATTCCACTCTTCGGGCGGCTCTTTGCCGGAGAACGCAAAGGGTTGGCCACGGCATTGTTCTCCGTCAAAGGATCCATCGCGGATCCGGAGGTGACCTACCTGCCGATGAAGTCGTTTGCCAGCGGCGTAACGGGCTTGGCACAGCTGGCGTTTGATGTGTTGCGGAATACGGTGATGCTGCCGATCGATCTCATGACGCCTGATGAGGATGCAGGCGTGGGTAAGGAGGCCCTCTCCATGCCTGAACCGGTTCCATCCGCGCCTTGA
- a CDS encoding Xaa-Pro peptidase family protein: MAPSTTSSQRATVFIAASESDSNLYYATKFIAPDPFIYLEIKGERILVMSDLEMDRAKSQSSVDRVLSYSEVEGRAKTQGIAEPGTVEVIHILLREAGITQITVPANFPFGHAVKFQSLGYQLHPKRDPFYEQRVVKTAEEVRYIEAAQRATEQAVAAAHELLRQASINNDQLWHEGVPLTSERVKKLINVALMECDCVAQHTIVAGGEQACDPHNEGSGPLPAHRSIIFDVFPRSASNRYFADMSRTVVRGTPSPELKKLYQTVLDAQEEAITKIKDGADGKRIHQGICARFEKAGYQTGLVNGRMQGYFHGTGHGVGLDIHEAPRISRTGSLLQEGHVVTVEPGLYYPGLGAVRIEDMVLVTKDGCRNLTNSPKIFELG; this comes from the coding sequence ATGGCGCCATCAACTACATCATCTCAACGAGCCACCGTCTTTATCGCTGCCAGTGAGAGCGACTCCAATCTCTATTACGCGACGAAGTTTATCGCGCCGGACCCCTTTATCTATCTAGAGATTAAGGGGGAACGGATTCTGGTGATGAGCGATCTCGAAATGGATCGGGCAAAAAGCCAATCGTCCGTCGATCGGGTGCTCTCGTATTCGGAGGTCGAGGGGCGAGCGAAGACGCAAGGCATTGCCGAGCCTGGTACCGTCGAAGTGATTCATATCCTCTTGCGAGAAGCCGGCATCACGCAGATCACGGTCCCGGCGAACTTTCCCTTCGGCCATGCCGTGAAGTTCCAGTCGTTGGGGTACCAGCTGCATCCAAAGCGGGATCCGTTTTACGAACAACGCGTGGTGAAGACTGCCGAAGAAGTGCGCTACATCGAAGCGGCTCAGCGTGCGACCGAGCAGGCGGTTGCGGCAGCCCATGAACTGTTGCGCCAGGCGTCGATCAACAACGATCAGCTCTGGCACGAGGGTGTGCCGCTGACGTCGGAGCGCGTCAAAAAACTAATCAATGTTGCCTTGATGGAGTGCGACTGTGTGGCCCAGCATACCATCGTTGCCGGAGGAGAGCAGGCCTGCGACCCGCACAACGAAGGCAGTGGTCCGTTGCCCGCTCACCGCAGCATTATCTTCGACGTGTTTCCCCGTTCGGCTTCCAACCGATATTTTGCCGACATGTCCAGGACGGTCGTACGAGGGACCCCGAGCCCCGAACTGAAGAAGCTTTACCAGACGGTCCTGGATGCGCAGGAAGAGGCCATCACGAAAATCAAAGATGGGGCGGATGGGAAAAGAATTCATCAGGGTATCTGTGCCAGGTTTGAAAAAGCCGGCTACCAAACCGGCCTGGTGAATGGCCGGATGCAGGGCTACTTCCACGGCACGGGACATGGAGTCGGTCTCGATATCCATGAAGCGCCTCGCATTAGCCGGACCGGATCGTTGCTTCAAGAAGGTCACGTCGTGACCGTCGAGCCCGGCCTCTATTATCCAGGCCTCGGCGCCGTCCGCATCGAGGATATGGTGCTCGTCACAAAAGACGGTTGCCGTAATCTGACGAACTCTCCGAAGATTTTCGAATTAGGCTGA
- the sdhB gene encoding succinate dehydrogenase iron-sulfur subunit — MRLTFTIQRFNPEVDSTPHPQEFRLDVGRGMTVLDALIRIKNECDGSLALRYSCRSAICGSCSMTINGSEKLACRTSLRKELDRHGRIIVAPLRNMPVIKDLVVDMAPFWEKIRNVHPWLVPSARPSYGVLGAQTTAWDHGNPEFHNVDACIMCGACVAACTVHEVSKGFAGPAALAKADRFLSDPREAPSATRARLSALQSEDGIWDCTRCNFCVEVCPKDVKPMEAIIRLRRASLERGMTTTGGARHILGFADLVEQQGRLNEAIMPLKVVGFAPRAVWRIVPLGLKMLFKGKVPNPFGHAIPGLSHLQALIQRVRRSTSPV, encoded by the coding sequence ATGCGCCTCACCTTCACAATCCAACGATTCAACCCCGAAGTTGATTCCACGCCCCATCCTCAAGAGTTCCGTCTCGATGTCGGTCGTGGAATGACGGTGCTCGACGCGCTCATTCGTATCAAAAACGAGTGCGATGGGAGCCTGGCCCTTCGATATTCCTGCCGCTCTGCGATTTGTGGTTCCTGCTCGATGACGATCAACGGGAGCGAGAAGCTCGCCTGCCGGACGTCTCTTCGCAAAGAACTCGACCGGCATGGGCGCATCATCGTGGCGCCGCTCCGCAACATGCCGGTGATCAAGGACCTGGTCGTGGATATGGCTCCGTTCTGGGAGAAGATCCGCAACGTGCATCCCTGGCTGGTGCCGTCGGCCCGGCCATCGTACGGAGTCTTAGGTGCTCAGACGACGGCGTGGGATCATGGCAACCCTGAGTTCCATAATGTCGATGCCTGCATCATGTGTGGTGCCTGCGTCGCGGCCTGCACGGTGCATGAAGTATCGAAGGGCTTTGCCGGTCCCGCAGCCTTGGCGAAGGCCGATCGCTTTCTCTCCGACCCACGCGAGGCCCCGTCGGCGACGCGCGCCAGGCTGTCGGCTCTCCAGAGTGAAGATGGGATCTGGGACTGTACACGCTGTAACTTCTGCGTCGAAGTCTGCCCGAAAGATGTCAAACCGATGGAGGCGATCATCCGGTTGCGGCGGGCTTCGCTTGAACGAGGTATGACCACGACCGGCGGTGCCCGTCATATCCTCGGATTTGCCGATCTGGTCGAACAGCAGGGGCGTTTGAACGAAGCGATCATGCCACTCAAAGTGGTCGGGTTTGCACCGCGTGCGGTCTGGCGGATCGTGCCTCTGGGCCTCAAGATGTTATTCAAAGGGAAAGTGCCCAATCCTTTCGGACATGCGATCCCCGGACTCAGCCACCTCCAGGCGCTCATTCAACGAGTGCGACGTTCGACCTCTCCAGTCTAA
- a CDS encoding archease — MAWTLRWLEDIAMADAAFEVDASSVEEVFLGATEALLQSLANPVTVSGGWERSIERTDMDLSALLFDWLSEIVYWKDAAGVVFREAPLTLAQAGDVWLLQARLIGAPVDYRTQELHADVKGVTKHLYHVTEEAGRWKALVVLDV, encoded by the coding sequence ATGGCCTGGACCCTTCGCTGGCTTGAAGACATTGCCATGGCCGATGCCGCTTTCGAAGTCGACGCGTCGTCGGTCGAGGAGGTCTTTCTGGGTGCAACAGAGGCCCTCCTTCAAAGCCTGGCAAACCCCGTTACCGTATCTGGCGGATGGGAGCGGTCGATTGAACGGACCGACATGGACCTCTCGGCCCTGCTGTTCGATTGGTTGTCGGAGATTGTCTATTGGAAAGATGCCGCAGGGGTGGTCTTCCGGGAAGCACCGCTCACGTTGGCTCAGGCGGGAGACGTCTGGTTGTTACAAGCACGGTTGATCGGCGCGCCAGTGGACTACCGGACTCAAGAGCTTCATGCCGATGTGAAGGGGGTGACGAAACATCTGTACCATGTGACTGAGGAAGCTGGGCGCTGGAAGGCATTGGTGGTGTTGGATGTATGA
- a CDS encoding RtcB family protein: MSDELRVNTDMKVNRISDEIWEIPTSEKSGMLVPARIYATRGILQAMDSGVFDQVTNVACLPGIRRYALCMPDGHWGYGFPIGGVAAFDAQEGIISPGGVGYDINCGMRLIRTDLTLADVQPHLERLMTELFRKVPAGVGASGFVRLSREEFGRVMTHGAKWCVDRGYGWHRDLIRMEEGGCIEGVDASVVTDHAIQRGINQLGTLGSGNHYLEVQVVSNDRIFDPVTAAALGITGHEQIVVMVHCGSRGFGHQVASDYLKVFEKSMRRYGITVKDQQLACAPFRSPEGQEYFSAMNCAANTAFANRQVITHQIREAFATVFGQSAEALGMELVYDVAHNIAKVERYPEGELVVHRKGATRAFGPGSPELPALFRQTGQPVICGGSMETGSYLLVGTDHAVRDTFGSTMHGAGRTMSRAQAKRTVRGRELLEQMQQRGILVKAVSMSGLAEEAGLAYKDISEVVESVGRAGITKKVAELRPIGNIKG; encoded by the coding sequence ATGAGTGATGAGTTGAGAGTGAATACGGACATGAAAGTGAATCGGATCTCCGATGAGATTTGGGAAATCCCCACGTCTGAAAAGTCCGGCATGTTGGTGCCAGCCAGGATTTATGCGACGAGGGGCATTCTTCAGGCCATGGATTCCGGGGTCTTCGATCAGGTGACCAATGTCGCCTGTCTGCCAGGCATCAGACGGTATGCGCTCTGTATGCCTGATGGGCATTGGGGTTATGGATTCCCGATCGGGGGTGTCGCGGCGTTCGATGCGCAGGAGGGCATCATCTCTCCCGGCGGCGTCGGCTACGATATCAACTGCGGTATGCGGCTGATTCGAACAGACTTAACGCTGGCGGATGTGCAGCCGCATCTCGAGAGGCTCATGACCGAACTCTTCAGGAAAGTGCCGGCCGGCGTCGGGGCGAGCGGGTTCGTTCGGCTTTCGCGGGAGGAATTTGGTCGTGTGATGACTCATGGGGCCAAGTGGTGTGTGGATCGTGGATATGGGTGGCATCGGGATCTCATTCGCATGGAAGAAGGCGGCTGCATCGAGGGGGTCGATGCGTCGGTCGTGACCGACCATGCCATTCAACGAGGCATCAATCAGCTGGGAACCTTGGGGTCGGGCAATCATTACCTCGAAGTTCAGGTGGTCTCGAACGATCGGATATTCGATCCGGTCACGGCTGCGGCGCTTGGGATTACCGGCCACGAGCAGATCGTGGTGATGGTGCATTGTGGGTCACGCGGGTTCGGACATCAGGTCGCGAGCGACTATCTCAAGGTATTTGAAAAGTCCATGCGCCGGTATGGCATCACGGTGAAGGATCAACAATTGGCCTGCGCGCCGTTTCGGTCTCCCGAGGGGCAGGAGTATTTTTCCGCCATGAACTGCGCCGCGAACACGGCGTTTGCCAACCGCCAGGTCATCACCCATCAGATTCGCGAAGCCTTCGCGACGGTGTTCGGTCAGTCTGCGGAGGCCTTAGGAATGGAGCTGGTCTATGACGTGGCGCACAACATCGCCAAAGTCGAACGGTATCCGGAAGGGGAGCTCGTGGTGCATCGCAAAGGCGCGACCAGAGCATTCGGGCCGGGGAGTCCGGAGCTCCCGGCTCTATTTCGGCAGACCGGCCAGCCGGTCATCTGTGGGGGATCGATGGAGACCGGTTCCTATCTGCTCGTGGGGACGGATCACGCGGTGCGCGACACGTTCGGCTCGACGATGCATGGAGCCGGAAGAACGATGTCCCGCGCGCAAGCGAAGCGAACGGTTCGTGGCAGGGAATTGCTGGAACAGATGCAGCAGCGCGGTATCCTGGTTAAGGCCGTGTCGATGTCAGGCCTCGCGGAAGAGGCAGGCTTGGCCTACAAAGACATTTCTGAAGTGGTGGAGTCGGTCGGTCGGGCGGGAATCACAAAAAAGGTGGCGGAATTAAGACCGATTGGCAATATAAAGGGGTAA
- a CDS encoding PilZ domain-containing protein, with protein MDKRQHPRFPARFHSSFTSVAVVSGEGEVIDLSQRGCCVVCKTAVHPGGMITLRVHVLPDEPSITIQEAVVRWTREGRFGVEFVSFIPGEWARLQHAVTQLELHPYQRPTDETSEVA; from the coding sequence ATGGATAAGCGGCAGCATCCCCGGTTCCCCGCCAGGTTTCACAGTTCCTTTACCTCTGTTGCGGTGGTCAGTGGAGAGGGTGAAGTGATCGATCTTTCGCAGCGAGGCTGCTGCGTGGTCTGCAAGACCGCCGTGCATCCGGGAGGCATGATCACGCTCCGTGTCCATGTCCTGCCGGATGAGCCGTCGATCACCATTCAGGAAGCGGTCGTGCGGTGGACGCGCGAGGGTCGATTCGGAGTCGAATTCGTGTCCTTCATCCCTGGAGAATGGGCTCGCTTGCAACATGCCGTGACGCAGTTGGAACTACACCCCTACCAGCGACCGACTGACGAGACATCCGAAGTGGCGTAA
- a CDS encoding tetratricopeptide repeat protein, translating to MKPVKGRSHDTQQAKLDRAPDSAALRALMNEGTAHLQGGRLQEAEGAYRRALDLAPNHPDALHHLGLLLYRLNRFDEAITTIARAIEQAPASPLFSFNLGVVAQKAARPDEAIRAYRQAVTVNPRHLEAWINLGNVLKDRGALAESIEAYQQALTVNPSHADTHNNLGAALKEQGEMERALASYRQAIHLKPTHVEALNNLGLALMETGSLDEAIASFAGALTIMPGYLKALYNLGVAWSWAGEYEKAVDCLQRAATAKHDHAKPVTESFVYRSRITHDLEQIQYLFERQLLHDEHRPYFQALQQLDGELRTRPDPGNRIPIAPHTLAPVAASFNRLLYRAPNPHLPDGALHPDLNVEAVESRYLAQQPEVTYIDGLLNPDALDALRHFCWESTVWKKDYENGYIGAFLGDGFASPLLLQIAEELRLKFPRIFKQHRLTQAWAFKHDSTRRGLNIHADAAAVNVNFWVTPDEANLNQETGGLLVYDKEAPRDWNFQEYNSDKNKPKILAWLKQVGAQTVKIPYRTNRAIVFNSDLFHETDEIAFKDEYLCRRINITLLYGFRRNG from the coding sequence ATGAAACCAGTCAAAGGTCGCTCCCACGATACGCAACAGGCCAAGCTTGACCGAGCGCCAGATTCCGCGGCCCTCCGTGCCTTGATGAATGAAGGCACCGCACATCTGCAAGGAGGCCGACTTCAGGAGGCAGAAGGCGCCTATCGGCGGGCCCTCGACTTGGCCCCGAACCATCCGGACGCATTACATCATCTCGGCCTCTTGCTCTACCGACTCAATCGATTCGACGAGGCCATCACCACTATCGCTCGCGCCATCGAACAGGCTCCGGCCTCGCCGCTCTTTTCGTTTAACCTTGGCGTCGTGGCCCAGAAAGCGGCTCGTCCTGACGAAGCCATCCGCGCCTACCGGCAGGCCGTCACAGTGAACCCACGGCATCTTGAGGCCTGGATCAACCTGGGCAATGTGCTCAAAGACCGCGGTGCGCTCGCTGAATCCATTGAGGCGTACCAACAGGCCCTGACCGTCAATCCATCCCATGCCGACACCCATAACAACCTCGGCGCCGCCCTCAAGGAACAGGGCGAGATGGAACGTGCGCTCGCCTCCTATCGTCAGGCCATTCACTTGAAGCCGACCCATGTCGAAGCGCTCAACAATCTGGGCCTGGCCTTGATGGAGACTGGATCGCTGGACGAGGCGATTGCGTCATTCGCAGGGGCGCTCACAATCATGCCCGGCTATCTGAAGGCCCTCTACAATCTCGGCGTCGCCTGGTCCTGGGCAGGAGAATATGAGAAGGCCGTCGATTGCCTCCAACGAGCGGCGACAGCCAAACATGATCATGCCAAGCCCGTGACCGAGTCCTTCGTCTACCGTTCACGTATCACCCATGATCTTGAGCAAATTCAGTATTTGTTCGAGCGACAACTCCTACATGACGAGCATCGTCCCTACTTCCAGGCACTCCAACAACTCGATGGCGAATTGCGAACGCGCCCAGATCCAGGCAATCGAATTCCCATCGCTCCACACACGCTCGCGCCGGTTGCGGCCTCGTTCAATCGGCTCCTGTATCGCGCGCCGAATCCGCATCTCCCGGATGGCGCACTCCATCCTGACTTGAATGTCGAAGCCGTGGAATCCCGCTATCTGGCTCAGCAACCGGAGGTCACCTATATCGACGGGCTGCTGAATCCCGACGCATTGGACGCCCTGCGCCATTTTTGTTGGGAGTCCACCGTCTGGAAGAAGGATTACGAAAATGGCTATATCGGAGCGTTTCTGGGCGATGGATTCGCCTCGCCCCTGCTCCTCCAAATTGCCGAAGAACTGCGGTTGAAGTTTCCCCGCATCTTCAAGCAACATCGGCTCACCCAGGCCTGGGCCTTCAAACATGACAGCACCAGACGCGGGCTCAACATCCATGCCGACGCGGCGGCGGTCAATGTGAATTTCTGGGTGACGCCAGATGAGGCGAACCTCAATCAGGAAACGGGCGGGTTGCTCGTGTACGACAAGGAAGCGCCGAGAGACTGGAACTTTCAGGAATATAACAGCGACAAGAACAAGCCGAAGATTCTCGCCTGGCTCAAGCAGGTGGGCGCGCAGACGGTGAAGATCCCCTATCGCACCAATCGCGCAATCGTCTTCAACTCGGACCTGTTCCACGAAACGGACGAGATCGCCTTCAAGGACGAGTACCTCTGCCGGCGAATCAACATCACGTTGCTCTATGGGTTTCGACGAAACGGCTGA
- a CDS encoding OmpA family protein, whose product MMTRYVSIGRMALLMGSVFFVVGCAAPSPAPSGSHGKQFTTMWEEIYGRLKPEIDSGNISVERGEVTLESPSVTNDQASTNSDNAGLSSSAAALGTSVPGAASREFIRIRLTDRVLFDSGDDQVKADGVNVLSRLGRILAGENGLEIVIQGYTDNASIRERLRSKFSDNMALSQARAENAAQILRSNGVADESLRLEWFGESRPISSNDSEEGRRRNRRVEIMITPK is encoded by the coding sequence ATGATGACACGATATGTTTCCATCGGTCGTATGGCGCTCCTCATGGGTTCCGTATTCTTTGTTGTCGGCTGTGCCGCCCCTTCACCCGCGCCGTCCGGCAGTCATGGTAAGCAGTTCACGACGATGTGGGAGGAGATTTACGGACGGCTCAAACCGGAAATCGATAGCGGCAATATTTCCGTCGAGCGTGGTGAGGTCACTCTGGAGAGTCCTTCTGTCACGAATGACCAGGCGAGCACCAACTCCGATAACGCAGGGCTGTCTTCGTCTGCCGCAGCCCTAGGTACGTCTGTGCCAGGAGCGGCATCGCGTGAGTTTATCCGCATTCGATTGACCGATCGCGTACTCTTCGACTCGGGAGACGATCAGGTCAAAGCTGATGGGGTCAATGTGCTGAGCAGGCTTGGCCGTATTTTAGCAGGGGAAAATGGGCTTGAAATCGTCATTCAGGGCTATACGGACAATGCCTCTATCCGCGAGCGTCTCCGCTCAAAATTTTCTGACAACATGGCGCTGTCCCAGGCTAGAGCGGAGAATGCCGCGCAGATACTCCGGAGCAACGGTGTGGCCGATGAGAGCCTGCGGTTGGAGTGGTTTGGGGAGAGCCGTCCCATCAGCAGCAACGACTCCGAGGAGGGGCGACGTCGAAACCGGCGTGTCGAAATCATGATTACCCCGAAGTAA